In Methanomicrobia archaeon, the sequence GATCAGGTCATCGGACTGAAAACAACAGAGTTATTCCCGAAGAAGGGGGGAGAAGCGATAAATGCAGTCATTGACACCGGTGAGCCCATAGACCACGCTGAAATGAAGTTAGGGAAGAATGTGGATGGCGAGAAGGTAGAGATGCCAATTCTGGCGTCCTGTCGCCCGATTTACGATGCCAAAGGGGAGATAATCGGTGCGGTTCCTGCGTTTACCGAAATCACCGAACTCAAAGAGAAGGAGAACGTTTTCACGCAGATATTCAAGAATATCCCGCTTCCCATGCATTTGATCTACGTGGACAAAGAGTATCGAGTGCAGTATGTGAGCGAAGAACTAGCGAAGTACAGAGGCTTTGAGAGTGTGGATCAGGTCATCGGACTGAAAACAACAGACCTATTCCCAGGAAGAGGTGGGAAAGCGATAAATGCCGTTATTGATACCGGTAACCCAATCGACCACGCCGAGATGGTCTTAGGGAAGAAAGTTGATGGAGAAGAGATAAAGATGCCAATTCTGTCATCCTGCCGTCCGATTCACGATGCCAAAGGGGAGATAATCGGTGCGGTCCCTGCGTTTACTGAGATCACGGAGCAGAAAGAGAAGGAAGAAGCTATCCGACAACAGCAAGAATACTTACAGAGGAATACCGTGAAGATCAACGAGGCCATGTCAGAAATCGCGAGCGGCAACATTGAAATAACATTGGAGAAGGAGAAGAGCGACGAAATTGGCGAAATCATTGACAACGTTCACGCCGTTGCGGAATCGGTGAAAGGGTTAGTAGCAGAGGCAAAACTGCTTACAGATGCGGCAGCAGAAGGGCAATTGGATATGAGAGGAGATGTAGAGAAGTTCAAGGGCGCCTTCGCTGAAATTATCCGGGGTATCAATGATACACTCGACGTCGTTGTTGAGCCGATCAAAGAAGTAGAAGCAGTCATGCAGCGTGTGGCGGTGAATGATTTCACGACGAAAGTTGAAGGCGATTATAAAGGTGAGTTCGGGAAACTGGCGAAAAGTGTAAACAAGACGCTCGTTGGAAATGTGCATCTCCAAGACGCGTTTAATAAACTTGCAGAGGGCGATCTAAGGGATCTTGAAATGTTTAAGCAATACGGTAAATTATCAGAGAACGACAGATTATCTCCGGCTTTCATAACGATGATGGAAACCATCAAAAATCTAGTGACCGAAGTACAGCAGCGTAGCAGTGATGCTATGGTAGGAAAGCTAGATATTCGTAGTGATGCGGGTAATTTCAAGGGTGCGTATAGAGACGTTATCGGAAGTATTAACGAGATGCTGGATGCAGTTGTCAACCCCGTTAATGAGTTAGAGACACTCTTGAATCAAATAGCCCGCGGTGACCTCAGTGTGGTGATGGAAGGGGACTACAAAGGGGAGTTCGAAGCGCTAAAGAACGATCTCAATCTTGCCACGGAGAGTCTATCAGATTTACTTGTAGAGCTGCAAAACACAGTAGAGCACGTCACGTCGATAAGTAAAGAGTCAGCATCCTCCGTGGAGCAGGTTAATTCAGGTATGCAGCAGATCTCGTCAGCAGCGCAACAAATAGCACGGGGCGCGCAAGAGACATCGAACACTGTCAACGAATCGGCAATGGAGATTAAAGAGACGAATGCAGTGTTAGAACAGATGCAAGCTCATGCAGACGAATCCAATAAATTTGCCGTGGAGTGTGCAGAAAACGCACGAGAGATGAATGCAACAGCTAAGAAATCAGCGGAAGGAATGCAGGAAATCCAGGCTGCTATCGCTAGTACTGTAAATGTCGTAACGAACCTAGGCGGTTCAATAGAGCAAATAGGAAAAACGACTGATATGATTGAGAGCATTGCAGACCAGACGAATCTGCTTGCTTTGAATGCAGCGATAGAAGCTGCGCGTGCCGGAGAACATGGGCGCGGATTTGCGGTCGTTGCCGAGGAAGTGCGAAAACTTGCGGAAAACTCGAAAAAGTCCACCGCAGAGATCGAAACAATGATAAAGGGATTGCATGCAGAAATGGATAAGGTCATGAAAGCCACAGACAGTGTCACACAGCGTGCCGAGATAGGTCGTAAGGATCTCGAGAAGGTGGTAGAGAGTGTAGAGCAAACCGCAGCCATGATCGAGGACATCAAGAACAGGATGGGAGAAATTAGCGAAGGTGCAAGAAAAGGAGCAGAAAGCATTGTAAAGGTGTCAACTGGTGTGGACGAGATTGCCAGTTCTGCAGAAGAGAGCGCATCGTCGTCAGAAGAAAGTTCATCCGCAGTAGAAGAGCAAACCGCAGCCATAGAACAGCTCAGCAGCGGTATCCAGAAACTTTCAGAGATCACAGATCAAGCGACACAGATGATTGCAAAGTTTAAACTAAAGGAGAGATAAGGAGGTTTCCAACCTCTTTCTCCCTTAGTTGCAGGAGGTATGAATGAGAAAATGGTGATGGAGGGAACAGGAATAGGAAAAGAGAACGATGAAGTAAAGGCAAAAGTAGAAGGAGGCGGCGCAAATCAGCAACAGTTGGTGGTCTTCAAGCTAGGTGGTGAGGAATTCGGCGTTGACATCATGCAAGTGCGTGAGATAATACGCAAAGAAGCCCTTACCGTAGTTCCAAACGCTCCTGAATTCGTTAAAGGCGTGATCAATCTCAGAGGACAAATAACGACGATCATAGACCTTAGGAAGCGGTTAGGATTGCCAGAAAAGGAAGGCCAGGTGGATGAGCAGCAAGAACGAGTCATCGTGGTTGAATTGGGTAAAAATACGGTTGGGATGGCTGTGGATGCCGTAACAGAGGTGACGTATCTCGCAGAAACCGACGTAGATGAGGTGCCTCCATTGGTAAAAGAGAATATGAGGACCGAGTATCTCAAAGGTGTGGGAAAACTGCCGAACAGACTGCTCATCTTGATAGACCTGAAACGCGTGCTGTACGGGGAGGAACTGAACTCACGGCAACCTGCGTAGCAAGTTAAACGTGCATCCTGATTCGTTCAAAAACAATTCAGGAGGATGAAAAGAAAATGCAGTTCTCTCTGCCGGGTGATGATACCTGGAGTGAAGGAAAGCTGATGCTCGAAAACGGGAGCTTATGCTTCTGCAGCAACGAACAATCAAAACGATCCCTCCTCCCTTCTCCGTTATCGAAAAAAGGCAAGAATGGAGGGTTCACTATTCCTATACGCAGTATAAGAGACGTAATACGAGATAAGGGCGGTATCTTAACCATAAAACATACCGGCAATGCGAAATTACGCGCAGAAGAACCGGGATCGCAATCAGACCTGCTCCTCTCAACGCAGCTCTCCGCTGATGAGCGAGTACTGAACGATGTGGAGCGAGAGTTAATACTCAGGATGGATGCATACAAGTTCAATGTTTACTTTACACATGCAGGCGAAGGCGGTGTGCTCTCGATGGAAAAGAACGTAGAGCTTGAGAAAGGGCTATTGAAGATCAACAACGAAGCGTTATGGATAATCGGACGAGACAGCCATAAGCGAGTAGCATGGGATGATATAGCAAACGTAGAGCAGAAGAAACGGAGCAGGTATAAGGGCGTTGAATATGGTGCAATATCCATCGACTACTTTGACAAGGAAAGCGTAAACAACGAGATGATATCCACTATCGTCATTACCAGAGGCTCCACTATGGATGTCTTAAAACGGCATGCCTTGGAACTGCTGGATGCATATAAAGTTGATGAAGAACTTTCAGAGATAGAGAATCAGTTGCTGTCCATGATGTATGCCGGTGCTTTAGACCTTTCCCCTGCGGGACTCGCACCCACGGCTGAAGCCTTTGGGTTGAGTGAAGACACGCTGACGACTCATTTGGAACACCTGAGTGACCTGAAAATATTTAATCGGACGAGTCAAACCCTGAGTAAAAAGGGTATTAAGTACGTGATTGACCTGTCGAAAAATGGTACGTTCGGGGGTTAGTTAGATAAAGTGGTAGATACGTGAACGAAGATGAATCCCCCACCCAAGATCGACCGAAGAGAGATAGGAGGTTAGATAGAAAGAGAAATGGCAAAAATATTGGTAGTTGACGATGCCGCATTCATGCGGATGATGTTAAAGAATATTTTGAGTGCGAACGGACACGAAGTCATTGGAGAGGCGGAAAATGGAATACAATCGATGGAGAAATACGAACAGCTGAAGCCAGAACTTATAACGATGGACGTTGTCATGCCGCAAATGGACGGTATCGAAGCGACAAAGGAGATTATGCGGAATCATCCTGAAGCGAAAGTAGTAATGTGCACCGCAGTGGGACAACAGGCGAAGGTGCTGGAAGCAATGAAAGCAGGCGCAAAGGGCTACATAGTAAAGCCGTTCCAGGCTCCTAACGTCTTGGAGGAATTAAAAAAAGTGTTGAGTGCGTGATCAACCTTCTTTAGAGAACGTGAAGCGTTTACGGAAGAGACACAGCATGATAGATGCGGAGAGGGAACTAGGATACGGAAAAAGAACGATAAAGGTGCTTGTGGTGGATGACTCTGCATTTATGCGCATCTTGGTTTCTGACATGCTCAACACGGATCCTGAAATTGAAGTGGTGAGCGTAGCGAGGAACGGTGAAGAAGGTGTGAGAAGAGTAAAAGAGCTTTCTCCGGACGTGGTAACGATGGACGTTGAGATGCCCAAGATGAATGGCATTGAGGCGGTAAAACACATCATGAAAGAAAAGCCGACCCCGGTCGTGATGTTGAGCGGTATCACGAAGCAAAATGCAGACGTTACATTGGAAGCATTGGCTCAAGGCGCTTTCGATTTCGTTACAAAGCCTTCTGGCACCCTATCTCTGGACGTAGAGAAAGTGAAGGATGAAATTATAGCAAAGATAAAAGCTGCGTATTCATACAACGGAAAAACAGGTACTGGCATGAACCGACGTCACGTTATGGCACAAACACCCGATTATACCTACGCTCATGCACATACGCCCGCAAACGAGGGTAGAATAAGCAAAAAAGTAGTTGTTATCGGCTCTTCTACCGGGGGTCCAAAAGCACTTGCCGAGATCTTTTCCGCGCTTCCACAAGGCATCCCAGCCGGCATGCTCGTGGTTCAACACATGCCGCCGTATTTCACCAAATCACTTGCAGAACGGCTGGATAAATGCTCTGGTGTGCACGTAAAGGAGGGCGAAGTCGGGGATATGATAACTAATGGCTCAGCACTCGTTGCTCCGGGGGATCATCATATGACCATAAATACGGGGAAGATACGCCTTAATCAAGAACCGCCGGTGAACGCCATCAGACCCTCGGTTGATGTCACCATGATGTCCATTGCCAAAACGTACGGTTACAACACCATTGGCGTCCTCCTCACCGGTATGGGGAATGACGGTGCAGCGGGAATGAAAGCGATCAAAGAGCAAGGTGGTAAAACGATAGCCTGTGATGAGAAGACTTCTGTAATCTTCGGTATGCCAAAAGAGGCGATTAAGCTCGGATGCGTGGATAAGATCGTGCCGCTGCAGGAAATCGCGGCTGAAATCATGAGGTGTGTGGTAAATTGAGTTACTGCAATGGAGGGATACGGTGAGTGAGATGAGTACTGACACTGATATCGATCTTTCGCAATACCTGAACGTGTTCTTGGAAGAGACGAAAGAGCACCTGCAGGTGTTTACGCAGGCTATGATAGATCTCGAAGACGCAGATGCTGACCGTGCTGCCGAAGTGCTAAATGAGGCTTTTCGTGCTGCGCACACGATAAAAGGTATGTCGGCCTCGATGGGGTTCGGGACCATGGAGCATTTATGCCACTCGACAGAGGATTTGATGGACAAACTCAGGAGTGGCAGTCGCAGCGTAACGCCGGAAATAATTGACGTGCTCTTGGACTGCTCTACAAAATTAGAGGCATTAACCAGCAGCATCGAAGAGAACGGAAACGATGCCATTGATATCTCTGCAGTACTAACAGAACTCACAAGTCTTCTCGAGAAAAAGGAAATAGGTACGGAAAAAAGGATCAAAGAGAAGCAAGGAAAGGCGAAAAAAGGGCAGGGGAAAAAGAAAAAAGCGGATAACGATGAAGATACAGCTCAGCGTACCCGAACAACATACACGATAACCGTTTCGCTGGACAAGAGTTGCGAATTTAAAGGGGCAAGAGGATTCTTAGCGTTAAATAACCTCGCAGCACTGGGAGAGATTGTTAATACGATTCCATCACAGGAGGATATAGAAAGCGATAATTTTGACTCGGACTTTACGGTTCTTTTTGCAGCGGAGGCAAATAAGGAAGACGTAAAGAAAGTTCTCATGTCAGTTGGAGATGTCGAAAAAGTAGTGATAAGCGAAGAGAAGGAAGAAGGAGACTCCGAAACGGGAGTACAGTGTACGGAAAAGGCGGAGCCGGGACCAAAAAAGGTAAAGAGCAAAGATAACGGTAAAGAAAAAGAAGAGGCAGCAAAAAGCGTTCGTATGAGCATTGAGAAGCTGGATACGGTCGTTAATCTCGTGGGTGAGCTTGTAATAAACAAGAGCAGACTCATCCAGATAGGTAGAGAACACGAAATAGAAGAACTGATTAGCACGATGGCGGTCGTTGAACGAACAATAAGTGACTTGCAATACGAGGTGACACAGATGAGAATGATCCCGGTGGAGCACGTGTTTAACCGATTTCCTAAGCTTGTTCGTGACCTTTACAGGGCCCAGGGGAAAGAAATTGAATTTATAGTTGAAGGAAGGGAGATAGAGCTTGATAGAATCGTTTTGGATGAAATCGTCGATCCAATAGTTCACCTCTTAAGAAACGCCGTGGATCATGGGATCGGACTGCCGGAAGAACGGGAGCGGCTGGGTAAAAGTAGAAAAGGGAGGATAAGACTTGTTGCTCAGCGTGAAACGGGACATGTAGCGATAAGTGTGGAAGACGACGGAAAGGGTATGGACGCAAACACGCTGCGGGAAAAGGCGGTTAAAAAAGGTCTCATTTCTGTTGAAGAAGCTTCTAAACTTTCAGATGAGGACGCGTTTAAGCTCATTTTTATGTCCGGATTCAGCACGGCGGAGAAGACGACGGAGATTTCCGGGCGTGGCGTGGGCATGGGTGTGGTGAAGACGAAGGTGGAAGAACTGGGTGGTCTGGTAGA encodes:
- a CDS encoding HAMP domain-containing protein, which codes for DQVIGLKTTELFPKKGGEAINAVIDTGEPIDHAEMKLGKNVDGEKVEMPILASCRPIYDAKGEIIGAVPAFTEITELKEKENVFTQIFKNIPLPMHLIYVDKEYRVQYVSEELAKYRGFESVDQVIGLKTTDLFPGRGGKAINAVIDTGNPIDHAEMVLGKKVDGEEIKMPILSSCRPIHDAKGEIIGAVPAFTEITEQKEKEEAIRQQQEYLQRNTVKINEAMSEIASGNIEITLEKEKSDEIGEIIDNVHAVAESVKGLVAEAKLLTDAAAEGQLDMRGDVEKFKGAFAEIIRGINDTLDVVVEPIKEVEAVMQRVAVNDFTTKVEGDYKGEFGKLAKSVNKTLVGNVHLQDAFNKLAEGDLRDLEMFKQYGKLSENDRLSPAFITMMETIKNLVTEVQQRSSDAMVGKLDIRSDAGNFKGAYRDVIGSINEMLDAVVNPVNELETLLNQIARGDLSVVMEGDYKGEFEALKNDLNLATESLSDLLVELQNTVEHVTSISKESASSVEQVNSGMQQISSAAQQIARGAQETSNTVNESAMEIKETNAVLEQMQAHADESNKFAVECAENAREMNATAKKSAEGMQEIQAAIASTVNVVTNLGGSIEQIGKTTDMIESIADQTNLLALNAAIEAARAGEHGRGFAVVAEEVRKLAENSKKSTAEIETMIKGLHAEMDKVMKATDSVTQRAEIGRKDLEKVVESVEQTAAMIEDIKNRMGEISEGARKGAESIVKVSTGVDEIASSAEESASSSEESSSAVEEQTAAIEQLSSGIQKLSEITDQATQMIAKFKLKER
- a CDS encoding chemotaxis protein CheW gives rise to the protein MEGTGIGKENDEVKAKVEGGGANQQQLVVFKLGGEEFGVDIMQVREIIRKEALTVVPNAPEFVKGVINLRGQITTIIDLRKRLGLPEKEGQVDEQQERVIVVELGKNTVGMAVDAVTEVTYLAETDVDEVPPLVKENMRTEYLKGVGKLPNRLLILIDLKRVLYGEELNSRQPA
- a CDS encoding response regulator — encoded protein: MAKILVVDDAAFMRMMLKNILSANGHEVIGEAENGIQSMEKYEQLKPELITMDVVMPQMDGIEATKEIMRNHPEAKVVMCTAVGQQAKVLEAMKAGAKGYIVKPFQAPNVLEELKKVLSA
- a CDS encoding chemotaxis response regulator protein-glutamate methylesterase produces the protein MIDAERELGYGKRTIKVLVVDDSAFMRILVSDMLNTDPEIEVVSVARNGEEGVRRVKELSPDVVTMDVEMPKMNGIEAVKHIMKEKPTPVVMLSGITKQNADVTLEALAQGAFDFVTKPSGTLSLDVEKVKDEIIAKIKAAYSYNGKTGTGMNRRHVMAQTPDYTYAHAHTPANEGRISKKVVVIGSSTGGPKALAEIFSALPQGIPAGMLVVQHMPPYFTKSLAERLDKCSGVHVKEGEVGDMITNGSALVAPGDHHMTINTGKIRLNQEPPVNAIRPSVDVTMMSIAKTYGYNTIGVLLTGMGNDGAAGMKAIKEQGGKTIACDEKTSVIFGMPKEAIKLGCVDKIVPLQEIAAEIMRCVVN
- a CDS encoding chemotaxis protein CheA; translated protein: MSTDTDIDLSQYLNVFLEETKEHLQVFTQAMIDLEDADADRAAEVLNEAFRAAHTIKGMSASMGFGTMEHLCHSTEDLMDKLRSGSRSVTPEIIDVLLDCSTKLEALTSSIEENGNDAIDISAVLTELTSLLEKKEIGTEKRIKEKQGKAKKGQGKKKKADNDEDTAQRTRTTYTITVSLDKSCEFKGARGFLALNNLAALGEIVNTIPSQEDIESDNFDSDFTVLFAAEANKEDVKKVLMSVGDVEKVVISEEKEEGDSETGVQCTEKAEPGPKKVKSKDNGKEKEEAAKSVRMSIEKLDTVVNLVGELVINKSRLIQIGREHEIEELISTMAVVERTISDLQYEVTQMRMIPVEHVFNRFPKLVRDLYRAQGKEIEFIVEGREIELDRIVLDEIVDPIVHLLRNAVDHGIGLPEERERLGKSRKGRIRLVAQRETGHVAISVEDDGKGMDANTLREKAVKKGLISVEEASKLSDEDAFKLIFMSGFSTAEKTTEISGRGVGMGVVKTKVEELGGLVEIQSTSDMGTRIMLKLPLTTAIIQALLVKVYNKTYAIPLSNVREIISVPPDSIKTIHGTRVTTIRGSILPLLLLHYLFGLSDAATATNSNHNDKLVVVVVERSEGRIGLVVDAALEQQEIVVKPPDERMQGVTGLGGFTILGDGSVIPILDITTLSLA